In Xiphias gladius isolate SHS-SW01 ecotype Sanya breed wild chromosome 6, ASM1685928v1, whole genome shotgun sequence, a single genomic region encodes these proteins:
- the prrc2c gene encoding protein PRRC2C isoform X1, producing the protein MSEKSGQSTKAKDGKTKYATLSLFNTYKGKSLETQKTAVAARHGLQSLGKVAVSRRMPPPANLPSLKAENKGNDPNVNIVPKDGSGWASRSEAGDERQQETPPPPNKPAVIQSQELSLGGNRSWANSKQTQLDGAPRVSSHFHQEFPSLQAAGEVEKGDGQEEEPYGPGPSLRPQNVGSWREGGGRNLNTAPSPPEMDNRAPEEGSTSLGTSTPPAEADEPVRNVTTDSQKEKRDGRERLPTSGPPQPKLNGGQQPPAGVPTHFDPAFRSMMPPYMFHAYPQMSFGPGQGNFRYPVPQDGAKLLRGPRSARPQQPPPQSWLQDPDRPSIISATELKELDNLDTDADEGWAGAQMEVDYTEKLNFSDDEENQAAKDKGENWEWMGKVERIRPRPSDSQEGWKEGSEDRGASKTSWADNVDPRAPSPGSMGQYSKSAAPQDYQGGSRSVGGAAPRGSKPGATAAPGADEDSEAWRQKRKKPSEVSEAVERARRRREEEERRMEEQRLAACAEKLKRLNEKHRQATEGKSSPAQTTNDEAGAAHEEAPLSAPSPVSSPVPSASVPQSQAPIIQASLPERVERDRERVERVERDRERVERVERVERDRERVEPSEEEEGHVPRQPSPPIQRPVAIAPEPKSEGEGSLAEVGPLIEENQVDRTTVPIRDYFNIEDNRVDEPLLSLPHMDTPSGEEVPVAPPQLEGEAAAAMRPSLTSGYSKQFQKSLPPRFLRQQEQMKQQQWQQQQQQSGGSVSPSGGGGGPATQQQQQQQHRSMYQPMGPHHQHLASMGFDPRWLMMQSYMDPRMMSGRPPIDMPTNIHPGRMPPKQIVRREPGDNSSSSSDSFDHLTRPIRDHGLPSDSRMVWGSDPYPQSEPLPSVTPPKGRDDNKEPRMDSSLDLDRGLPAMYPQDHTALDSRKSNFFRDPTESLSAFTQGPEDTSGPLDRVPVGPAFDHEEPGLPSGEEVEALGQAMLQRSVSQGSSHSLKLDEPRFDGLPLGTKSLDLQEAGERADDKPQNESYSQATVASNRATPPADGLHKQEKLPLPAPSKQKAELRWGGRSGAGRREGPGGERPVRRSGPIKKPVLRDMKEEREQREERERRHERAERGDRSKKDPSTKAPSAAAAVSEGSRAQGEGKRECTELEETPTGHQRARDSQPSSGAPTSSSQEERAEKPPSNDKHPEPKLPSRKEPNLPPRAYRREERERERDRDKEMDKDREREWPADSSFKGRGRGEYYSRGRSYRGTYSGRGRGSRGRSRAEYPYREPRSRSDLPSAGGAAAFRNREESETRSESSDFEVIPKRRRRRGSDTDSESEGGRESASDTGPSDREPSTKPSRPLRRELPGEGRSGPHKPGFGPPHMGEKVGSRGEDESRPKPGFLPKGEPSRRGRGGLYSRRGGARERGGPRSAPLRRPAARESSSQWPSKPMETFRPEDAESTPRYDNPPADRRPLKSEGKKFGDGAPQSSRERPRRSRPARPPRQDKPPRFRRLKEREAAVLASGETVPIPHVPLPPVPAAAPRSAPISLSPTLSRAPGTPVTVPAEVAATMPAPDLPAPIEAPLPETSSPTITAVGTKSPDLSNQNSSDQANEEWETASESSDFNERREREERKGALEAANEAAAASAAAPAPTQGSLTPNKSPPDGGLTPKREGAPAAKRSFSSQRPTERQNRRGNSGAKPGRSYTGGKGERRGGAKAGRKGPAAHQNSEASAPIAGGAAQRPAKEQPARRKDETKQAAKKPKENALSQFDLNNYASVVIIDDHPEVTTTEDPQSSTNDDGFTEVVSRKQQKRLQDEEKRKKEEQTTQNWGKKGSGEKSRGGGGKLPPRFAKKQSSQQQQQQQQQQQQQQQQQQQQQQQQQQQQQQQQQQQQQQQQQQQQQQQQQQASQPQPVVASTPQAQQQPTISASQHAHLAPSQPVASPQTLEGTVAPLPSIPPATVDFTSKNLPPQPTQTHSTLGTELWENKVAGSTVLPDVKKLGPISPPQPPSVSAWNKPLTSFTGTVSSEGVKPGAEGSVELAIDSIQFGAPSSAGSTDSDGVPALLETGSENKLPAPKEQRQKPPRAGPIKTQKLPEMEPVETKEYKPGPIGKERSLKNRKAKDSRGGEGEGMEGGVPGGGVSRATDSSPPTSDTTVPELGGDIEGMITVPSAEYNSNSKESVTDYTTPSSSLADSVPTGGNKIEESLVANVALPHSLPLPRRETLQQSSSLSTVSPATVDLTLKMESARKAWENSPSLEKNSPVTSSSSPITSCASSYSSFSSASMPQIPVASVTPSTSLSGSGTYTTSSLSTKTTTASDPPNICKVKPQQLQGGSLSSSSSSSSSSSFSQLGCVPPLLPQQQQTPQVYVSQSAAGSAAQIPAFYMDTSHLFSTPHPRLAPPSLAQQQGFQPGLSQPTAVQQIPIPIYAPLQGQPQHQHTHQPQLGLSTGPPVSQPQDLFSSSLQPYRSQQAFMQSSLSQPSMMLSGPSLHSYPGVQAPDLGKPQSNLAYQQPSSTQHIPILFEPQLNQASGMGASQLIDTHLLQARQGMNQHSNMYSGQVQQHGQSSYYSNTQSPSSAMQQVTVPLPGSQLSLPNFGSGGGQPLLALPPTPPQAQPPSISRQPPVSQPYRGIMGPNHNMMQPPTSKMDMDLKLFGSGMDVKPGTPPVNARSTTPTSSPYRASSTSPSSQSSKMNSMLYQKQFQPSSAGMRMTQHFPGQFNPQMLSQPNIVSPLVRPNHANSFAGGVQRSPMGPPMSPNVGGGLMPHPRPQHPQHSQHPPRGPSGPPIVPRGTQAALKAEQDLKAKQRAEVLQSTHKFFSEQQQQQQQQLKAPQVSKTSRLDQGGKPPLDTSAPNHQVGGDRPDSDKPPISTAKPIRTGPIKPQAIKPEEGK; encoded by the exons ATGTCCGAGAAGTCAGGGCAGAGCACCAAGGCAAAGGATGGCAAAACAAAGTATGCAACCCTTAGCCTCTTCAATACCTACAAGGGTAAATCTCTGGAAACCCAGAAAACTGCAG TGGCTGCCAGACATGGGCTCCAGAGTTTGGGCAAAGTTGCTGTTAGCCGGCGCATGCCCCCTCCAGCCAACCTGCCCAGCCTGAAGGCAGAGAACAAGGGAAACGACCCCAACGTCAATATTGTCCCCAAAGACGGCAGTGGATGGGCATCCCGATCTGAGGCGGGGGACGAGAG GCAACAGGAGACACCCCCACCTCCAAACAAACCAGCAGTAATCCAGTCACAAGAGCTTTCTCTTGGGGGCAACCGCTCCTGGGCCAACAGCAAGCAGACACAACTAGACG GGGCTCCACGTGTGAGCAGCCATTTTCACCAGGAGTTTCCCAGCTTGCAGGCAGCTGGTGAGGTGGAGAAAGGGGATGGTCAAGAGGAGGAGCCTTATGGACCAGGCCCCAGCCTCAGACCTCAAA ATGTTGGCAGTTGGCGTGAGGGTGGAGGCAGGAATTTGAACACTGCACCCAGCCCCCCTGAGATGGATAACAGGGCTCCAGAGGAGGGTAGTACAAGCCTTGGTACCTCCACACCACCTGCGGAAGCTGATGAACCTGTCCGAAATGTAACCACTGACAGTcagaaggagaagagggatGGCAGGGAGAGGCTGCCCACCTCTGGCCCTCCTCAGCCTAAACTTAATGGGGGGCAGCAGCCCCCTGCCGGGGTGCCAACTCACTTTGACCCTGCTTTCAGGAGCATGATGCCACCCTAT atgTTCCACGCCTATCCTCAAATGTCTTTTGGCCCTGGGCAAGGAAATTTCAGATACCCTGTACCACAAGATGGAGCAAA GTTGCTAAGGGGTCCTCGTTCAGCACGACCCCAGCAGCCTCCCCCTCAGTCCTGGCTCCAGGACCCAGACAGACCCTCTATCATCAGCGCAACAGAACTGAAGGAGCTGGACAACTTGGACACTGATGCTGATGAGGGCTGGGCAG GAGCTCAGATGGAGGTGGACTACACTGAGAAACTAAACTTCAGCGATGATGAGGAGAACCAAGCTGCTAAAGACAAAGGAGAAAACTG GGAGTGGATGGGTAAAGTTGAACGTATAAGACCTCGGCCATCAGATAGCCAGGAGGGCTGGAAGGAGGGATCTGAGGACCGTGGGGCCAGCAAAACCTCATGGGCCGACAATGTAGATCCAAGAGCACCATCACCTGGCAGTATGGGGCAGTACAGTAAATCAGCTGCTCCACAGGACTACCAG GGTGGCAGTCGTTCTGTTGGTGGTGCAGCTCCACGTGGGAGCAAGCCAGGGGCTACAGCAGCACCTGGTGCTGATGAGGACTCTGAGGCCTGGAGACAGAAGCGTAAGAAGCCTTCAGAAGTTTCTGAAGCTGTAGAACGAGCGAgacggaggagagaggaagaggaacgGCGGATGGAAGAACAGCGGCTCGCAGCTTGTGCTGAAAAACTTAAACGTCTCAATGAAAAACACCGTCAGGCAACTGAGGGCAAATCCTCCCCTGCTCAGACCACCAATGATGAGGCAGGAGCTGCCCATGAGGAAGCCCCTTTATCAGCTCCTTCTCCTGTATCCAGTCCTGTACCTTCAGCCTCAGTTCCACAATCACAGGCCCCAATCATACAAGCGTCTCTACCGGAGAGGGTGGAGCGAGACAGGGAGAGGGTGGAGAGGGTGGAGCGAGACAGGGAGAGGGTGGAGAGGGTGGAGAGGGTGGAGCGAGACAGGGAGAGAGTCGAACcaagtgaagaggaggagggtcACGTGCCTCGTCAGCCCAGCCCGCCAATCCAGAGACCTGTGGCCATAGCACCAGAGCCTAAGAGCGAGGGAGAGGGCTCTCTGGCTGAGGTCGGCCCTTTAATTGAAGAGAACCAAGTTGACAGGACAACAGTGCCTATCCGAGACTATTTCAACATAGAGGACAACAGAG tggATGAGCCCCTCCTGTCTCTGCCTCACATGGACACACCAAGTGGCGAGGAAGTCCCCGTGGCACCCCCACAGCTGgaaggagaagcagcagctgctATGCGTCCCTCTCTCACCTCAGGCTATTCCAAACAGTTTCAAAAGTCTTTGCCACCTCGTTTCCTTAGACAGCAG GAGCAGATGAAGCAGCAacaatggcagcagcagcaacagcagagtgGGGGATCCGTGTCTCCAtcaggtggtggtgggggtccAGCTAcccaacaacagcagcagcagcaacaccgCTCCATGTATCAACCCATGGGCCCCCACCACCAGCACCTGGCTTCCATGGGGTTTGACCCCCGCTGGCTAATGATGCAGTCCTACATGGACCCCCGCATGATGTCAGGACGTCCTCCTATTGACATGCCTACTAACATTCACCCTG GGAGGATGCCTCCTAAGCAGATTGTGCGCAGAGAGCCTGGTGACAACTCTAGCTCCAGCTCTGACTCCTTTGACCACTTGACCCGACCAATTCGTGACCATGGCCTACCCTCAGACTCACGGATGGTATGGGGATCCGACCCATACCCACAGTCAGAGCCTCTACCTTCTGTAACTCCTCCAAAAGGACGGGATGATAACAAAGAGccgag GATGGACTCTAGTTTGGATCTGGACAGGGGTCTCCCAGCTATGTACCCCCAGGATCACACTGCATTAGACTCTCGTAAGAGTAACTTCTTCCGGGACCCCACAGAGTCCTTGTCAGCATTTACCCAAGGCCCAGAGGATACGTCTGGGCCTCTAGACAGGGTTCCCGTAGGCCCAGCCTTTGACCATGAGGAGCCAGGCCTACCGAGTGGAGAAGAAGTAGAGGCTCTTGGTCAAGCTATGCTCCAAAGGAGTGTCTCCCAGGGCTCCAGCCACTCCCTCAAGCTTGATGAGCCCAGGTTTGATGGGTTACCCCTGGGAACAAAATCACTAGATCTACAGGAAGCAGGGGAGAGGGCTGATGATAAGCCCCAGAATGAAAGCTACTCTCAGGCTACAGTGGCCAGCAACAGAGCTACACCTCCTGCTGATGGATTACACAAACAAGAGAAGCTGCCTCTGCCAGCCCCTAGCAAGCAAAAAGCTGAGCTGCGCTGGGGTGGGAGATCAGGGGCCGGACGTAGAGAAGGACCAGGGGGAGAGAGACCCGTCCGCAGGTCTGGGCCAATAAAGAAGCCTGTCCTAAGGGAcatgaaagaagagagagagcaaagagaagagagagagaggcgtcACGAGAGAGCGGAAAGAGGAGACCGGTCCAAAAAGGATCCGTCAACCAAAGCTccttctgcagctgctgctgtgtctgaGGGTTCCAGAGCTCAGGGTGAAGGGAAGAGAGAATGTACAGAGCTCGAGGAAACACCAACTGGCCATCAGAGAGCCAGAGACTCTCAGCCTTCGTCTGGGGCTCCCACTTCTTCCTCtcaggaggagagagcagaaaaaccGCCCAGCAATGACAAACATCCAGAACCCAAACTGCCCTCCAGGAAAGAGCCCAATCTTCCTCCGCGTGCCTACCGACGTGAGGAGAGAGAGCGGGAACGTGACAGGGATAAGGAAATggacaaggacagagagagagagtggccTGCTGACTCAAGTTTCAAAGGCCGTGGTCGAGGGGAATATTACTCCAGAGGACGGAGCTACCGGGGGACGTACAGTGGCCGAGGAAGGGGGAGTCGTGGCAGAAGTCGAGCAGAGTACCCTTACCGAGAGCCTCGATCACGCTCTGATTTACCTTCTGCTGGAGGTGCTGCTGCCTTTCGCAATAGAGAGGAAAGTGAAACACGCAGCGAGAGCTCAGACTTTGAGGTTATACCAAAACGCAGACGACGACGGGGTTCAGATACAGATTCTGAAAGTGAAGGTGGGAGGGAGTCTGCCAGTGATACTGGACCCTCTGACCGTGAACCTAGCACCAAACCTAGTCGTCCACTAAGACGAGAACTACCTGGGGAGGGCCGGTCTGGGCCCCACAAGCCAGGCTTTGGACCTCCTCACATGGGGGAAAAAGTTGGATCCAGGGGGGAAGATGAAAGCAGGCCCAAGCCAGGTTTCCTTCCTAAAGGAGAGCCTTCTCGGCGAGGAAGAGGTGGATTATATAGTAGAAGAGGTGGAGCAAGGGAACGTGGTGGCCCTCGCTCAGCCCCTCTTAGACGGCCAGCAGCCAGAGAGTCCTCCTCTCAGTGGCCCTCTAAACCCATGGAGACATTCAGACCTGAGGATGCAGAATCAACACCAAGATATGACAATCCTCCTGCTGACCGACGGCCCCTTAAGTCTGAGGGCAAGAAATTTGGGGATGGGGCTCCTCAGAGTAGCAGAGAGAGGCCTCGTAGATCCCGACCAGCACGGCCCCCCAGGCAAGATAAACCCCCCCGATTCAGGCGCTTGAAGGAGCGTGAGGCTGCAGTGTTAGCTAGTGGAGAAACAGTCCCAATTCCCCATGTCCCTTTACCCCCAgtgcctgctgctgctcctagGTCTGCCCCAATCTCCCTCTCCCCAACCCTGTCTAGAGCTCCAGGAACCCCTGTTACTGTGCCTGCGGAAGTGGCAGCCACGATGCCTGCACCTGACCTGCCCGCTCCTATAGAAGCACCCTTGCCTGAGACCAGCAGCCCCACCATCACTGCAGTCGGTACCAAGTCCCCTGACTTGTCCAACCAGAATTCTTCAGATCAAGCCAATGAGGAATGGGAAACTGCCTCTGAGAGCAGCGACTTCaatgagaggagagagcgagaagagaggaaaggagcaCTGGAGGCCGCTAATGAAGCAGCCgctgcctctgctgcagcaCCTGCACCCACCCAGGGCTCTTTGACCCCCAATAAAAGCCCTCCAGATGGAGGGTTGACTCCAAAACGTGAAGGAGCTCCTGCAGCCAAGAGGAGTTTCTCAAGTCAGAGgcctacagagagacagaatcGTAGAGGCAACAGTGGAGCCAAACCAGGCCGGAGCTACACAGGGGGCAAGggggaaaggaggggaggggcCAAAGCTGGCCGCAAAGG CCCTGCAGCCCATCAGAACTCGGAGGCCTCAGCACCAATAGCTGGAGGAGCAGCCCAAAGACCTGCAAAAGAGCAGCCTGCCCGTCGCAAAGATGAAACCAAACAGGCTGCCAAGAAACCCAAGGAGAATGCTCTTTCTCAGTTTGATCTCAACAATTATGCca GTGTTGTGATTATTGATGACCACCCAGAGGTCACCACCACAGAGGACCCACAGTCCAGCACCAATGATGACGGCTTCACAGAGGTGGTCTCCCGCAAGCAACAAAAACGCCTGCAGGATGAGGAGAAACGGAAAAAGGAAGAGCAGACTACTCAG AACTGGGGTAAAAAGGGCTCTGGTGAGAAgagcagagggggaggaggaaagCTACCGCCAAGATTCGCTAAAAAACAGTCAtcgcagcaacagcaacaacagcagcagcaacagcagcagcagcagcagcaacagcaacagcagcagcaacaacaacaacagcagcaacaacaacagcagcaacaacagcagcagcagcaacagcagcagcaacaacaacaacaacaacaacaggccTCACAGCCTCAGCCAGTTGTAGCCTCCACCCCCCAGGCCCAACAGCAGCCCACCATTTCTGCCTCCCAGCATGCTCACCTTGCACCCTCCCAGCCTGTTGCGTCCCCTCAAACTTTGGAAGGAACAGTGGCTCCTCTGCCCTCGATTCCCCCTGCTACTGTGGACTTCACCTCAAAAAATCTACCCCCCCAACCTACGCAGACGCACAGCACTCTGGGTACAGAACTGTGGGAGAACAAGGTAGCAGGCTCCACTGTCCTTCCTGATGTGAAGAAAC TTGGTCCAATCAGCCCTCCCCAGCCACCTTCTGTGAGTGCCTGGAACAAACCCCTTACCTCCTTTACTGGCACGGTCTCCTCCGAG ggTGTGAAGCCTGGAGCAGAGGGCAGTGTAGAATTGGCAATAGACAGTATTCAGTTTGGAGCACCATCATCTGCAGGCAGCACAGACAGCGATGGAGTTCCAGCTTTGCTAGAAACTGGCTCTGAAAACAAACTGCCTGCTCCCaaagaacagagacagaaaccaCCTCGAGCTGGCCCAATCAAAACACAGAAG CTTCCTGAAATGGAACCAGTGGAAACCAAGGAATACAAGCCTGGTCCCATTGGTAAAGAGCGTTCTCTAAAGAACCGCAAGGCCAAAGACTCACGTGGAGGAGAAGGCGAGGGTATGGAGGGAGGAGTACCTGGAGGAGGTGTTAGCAGAGCCACAGACTCCAGTCCTCCCACCAGTGACACCACAGTACCAGAGCTAGGAGGAGACATCGAGGGCATGATCACGGTGCCCTCAGCAGAGTACAACAGTAACTCAAAG GAGTCCGTCACTGACTACaccactccctcctcctcactggCTGACAGTGTTCCTACAGGAGGGAACAAAATCGAAGAGAGTTTGGTGGCCAAT GTGGCACTACCCCACTCATTGCCCCTTCCTCGACGAGAGACCCTGCAGCAGAGCTCCAGCCTCAGCACAGTCTCCCCTGCTACTGTTGACCTAACATTAAAG ATGGAATCGGCTCGTAAAGCATGGGAAAACTCCCCAAGTCTGGAGAAGAATTCTCCGGtcacctcctcttcttcccccaTCACCTCCTGTGCATCCTCGTActcttccttctcctcagcCTCCATGCCACAGATCCCTGTGGCGTCTGTGACCCCCAGTACCTCACTGTCAG GTTCTGGTACCTATACAACATCATCCCTCAGCACCAAGACCACCACGGCCTCTGACCCCCCAAACATCTGTAAGGTGAAGCCCCAGCAACTGCAAGGTGGAAGtctttcctcctccagcagtagcagtagtagtagcagcttCTCTCAGCTGGGCTGTGTGCCTCCCCTCCtgccccagcagcagcagacccCACAGGTGTACGTCTCCCAGTCTGCAGCAG GTTCTGCAGCTCAGATTCCAGCATTCTACATGGACACTAGCCACCTCTTCAGCACCCCCCATCCTCGCTTGGCTCCTCCTTCCCTGGCGCAGCAGCAAGGCTTCCAGCCTGGACTCTCACAG CCGACGGCAGTACAGCAGATTCCCATCCCTATCTACGCTCCACTACAAGGTCAGCCTCAGCACCAACACACGCACCAGCCCCAGCTAGGACTCAGCACCGGTCCTCCAGTCTCCCAGCCACAGGATCTGTTCAGCTCCTCACTGCAGCCTTACAG GTCTCAGCAGGCGTTCATGCAGAGCAGCCTCTCGCAGCCCTCCATGATGCTGTCAGGACCGTCCCTGCACAGCTATCCCGGTGTGCAGGCACCTGATCTGGGCAAGCCTCAGTCCAACCTGGCCTATCAGCAGCCCTCATCCACCCAGCACATTCCCATACTGTTTGAGCCGCAGCTGAACCAAGCCTCAGGCATGGGAGCCTCCCAGCTCATTGACACACACCTGCTCCAG gCTCGACAGGGGATGAATCAGCATTCAAACATGTACTCGGGGCAGGTACAACAACATGGCCAGAGTAGCTACTACAGCAACACTCAGTCGCCCAGTTCAGCAATGCAACAG GTGACAGTCCCTCTGCCTGGTTCCCAGTTGTCCCTGCCAAACTTTGGCTCGGGTGGAGGCCAGCCCCTCCTGGCGCTGCCCCCCACGCCGCCTCAGGCCCAGCCCCCCAGCATCAGTCGACAGCCCCCAGTCTCTCAGCCATACCGAGGCATCATGGGCCCCAACCACAACATGATGCAGCCACCCACCAGCAAG ATGGACATGGATCTGAAACTCTTTGGCAGCGGGATGGATGTGAAGCCTGGAACCCCTCCTGTCAACGCCAGGAGCACTACACCCACCTCCAGTCCTTACAG AGCCAGCTCCACCTCTCCTAGTAGCCAGTCCAGTAAGATGAACAGCATGCTCTACCAGAAGCAGTTTCAGCCCAGCTCTGCCGGCATGAGAATGACACAGCACTTCCCTGGCCAGTTCAACCCCCag ATGCTGTCTCAGCCCAACATCGTTTCTCCTCTGGTTCGACCTAATCACGCTAACTCATTTGCTGGAGGTGTCCAGCGCTCTCCCATGGGCCCTCCAATGTCACCCAATGTGGGTGGTGGTCTAATGCCTCATCCCAGACCCCAGCATCCACAGCACAGCCAGCACCCTCCCCGAGGCCCCTCTGGTCCGCCCATTGTGCCCAGAGGCACACAGGCGGCTCTGAAGGCTGAACAGGACCTAAAG GCAAAGCAGCGGGCTGAGGTGCTCCAGTCCACTCACAAGTTCttctcagagcagcagcagcagcaacagcagcaactcAAGGCCCCGCAAGTCAGCAAAACATCTCGGCTCGATCAAGGAGGAAAACCCCCCCTCGACACCTCAGCCCCGAATCACCAGGTGGGAGGTGATCGCCCAGATTCTGACAAACCTCCCATCTCCACGGCCAAGCCCATACGGACTGGCCCCATAAAACCGCAGGCCATCAAACCAGAAGAGGGCAAGTAA